Below is a window of Diaminobutyricibacter sp. McL0608 DNA.
CCCCGTCGAGGCTGACGTTGGTCGCGCCCGGAATGTGACCCGCGCGCCCGCCCGGCTCCATGCCTCCCGACGGCCAGAACTGCGCACCGTCGAACTCAGGGGGCGTCCGCATGTCGAGGATCCGGGTCCCGGGATCGTCGAGCAACGCCGCCACCTCGTCCCCCGTCGCGCGGATGCTCGCGTCGATCGCGGGCATCCGATACTCCGACGCCTCCGGAACCGCAGCATCCGTCGTCCACGGGAGCCCGGCATCCTGCCAGTCGTCGCGCGAGCCGTCGAGGATGAGCACGTCGGCGTGCCGATAGAGCTTCATCATCCAGAACGCGAGCGCCGGCGCGTACCCGTAGAACACGACGGTGGTGTCGGGTGTCAGTCCCGATCGGCGGAACAGGTCGACGATGGCCGATTCCTCGACCAGGCTGTAGTCCGCGTTGCGGAAATCCCGGTACACGTTCCACAGCAGTGCACCCCGGATGTGGCCGACCGCGAAGTTCTTCGCGTTGACGTCAACCTCGACCACCTGGATGCCCGGATCGTCGAGCCTGCTCGCGAGCCACTCCGGCGAGACGAGCACCTCCGTCTGGGTCATCGTGCGTGCCGCGCCTGCTGTTGCCTGAGACATCGTGGGCCTCCCTCTCGATCACTCCAACTGGATCCAGCTGAGCAGGTCCTCCTGCTCGACCGATTCGTAGAGGGCGGGATGGTCGGTCTTCATGTGCTCGCGGATGGCCGCGATCACGTCGGTGTCACTGTCGCCTCGGGCGATGTACCCGCATTCGCAGCGGATGATCCTGGACATCTCGTCCTCCTGTCGTAGGTGTACTCGGGGACTGTTGACAGAATGTTGGCATGACATTGGCGTCGCGTGCACCGACGCGGATCCAGCTGTGCGGCACGACGATCGTCGAGGCCGCCGGCGAACGTCTCGAAGGCAGGCTTCCCGGTCGCCAGGGACGGATCCTCTTCGCCTTCCTGGTGCTCAATCGCGACCGCCCGACGAGTCGTTCGGAGCTTGCCGAGGCCGTGTGGCCACGCGAATCGTCGCAGGCCGCCTCGGAGACCGGCCTCACCCCCCTGATCTCGAAACTGCGGCGGATGCTCGGCGCCGATCGTCTCGACGGGCACGCGACCATCCGGCTCGTCCTCGACGCGGACGCCCGCGTGGATGTCGAGGACGCCGTCAGTTCCGTCCATCGCGCGGAGTCGCAGCTCGCCCTCGGTAACTTCACCCGCGCCTGGGCACCTTCGATGGCGGCGCTGTATGTGGCCGAACGCGAGTTCCTGGCCGGCGAGAGCAACCCGTGGGTGGACGAGCAGCGACGC
It encodes the following:
- a CDS encoding DUF1059 domain-containing protein translates to MSRIIRCECGYIARGDSDTDVIAAIREHMKTDHPALYESVEQEDLLSWIQLE
- a CDS encoding AfsR/SARP family transcriptional regulator; translated protein: MTLASRAPTRIQLCGTTIVEAAGERLEGRLPGRQGRILFAFLVLNRDRPTSRSELAEAVWPRESSQAASETGLTPLISKLRRMLGADRLDGHATIRLVLDADARVDVEDAVSSVHRAESQLALGNFTRAWAPSMAALYVAEREFLAGESNPWVDEQRRLMAGVRMRALEAYATACAGTGGTELPAAIRASRDLIRLAPLRESGYQLLMHALRDQGNPAEALAVYADLRAVLRDELGVSPSAASQAVYDELIRD
- a CDS encoding sulfurtransferase; the encoded protein is MSQATAGAARTMTQTEVLVSPEWLASRLDDPGIQVVEVDVNAKNFAVGHIRGALLWNVYRDFRNADYSLVEESAIVDLFRRSGLTPDTTVVFYGYAPALAFWMMKLYRHADVLILDGSRDDWQDAGLPWTTDAAVPEASEYRMPAIDASIRATGDEVAALLDDPGTRILDMRTPPEFDGAQFWPSGGMEPGGRAGHIPGATNVSLDGVFDEAGRYRDREALAMVFALEGAEPTRMITYCTVGGRGSTAWFVLTYLLGRSGVKVHDGGWAEWGKDPARPVAA